The following coding sequences are from one Ornithodoros turicata isolate Travis chromosome 1, ASM3712646v1, whole genome shotgun sequence window:
- the LOC135378259 gene encoding prolactin-releasing peptide receptor-like, translating to MTLPIEAHIRRTFEHVPVFRQINMSQIFSTNGSDRSWNYTSDFDPFASHDYLYITSIPAVRAFFYCIYVLIFIVGVCGNMLVCFVVFHKNNMQTVTNFFIANLAMSDILLCTLAVPFTPLYHFMTTWVFGSVLCHVVPYAQGVSVYISAFTLMAIAIDRYFVVIYPFRARMRLRVSVGIVLSIWVVSGLLTLPYGIFMTLIQDNTDEKRFYCEEEWPYEVNRKTFSSLTTTLQFLVPFSIISFCYVRVCCKLRDRVRAKPGAKSLKQMERMRTRRTNRMLIAMVIIFATSWLPLNLYNLVADFYIPASKWAYSNAFFFVSHAVAMSSTCYNPFLYAWLNENFRKEFKLVLPGFGTPQPSMRTSNSAKKMERTCNGQDTMQETMTAARNKSRSDPFSDRRSSQATSARYVAADPDAVMIEVPVQDSQAV from the coding sequence ATGACGCTTCCTATCGAAGCCCATATCAGACGGACGTTCGAGCATGTGCCCGTATTTCGTCAAATCAATATGAGCCAAATCTTCAGCACGAACGGCTCGGACAGAAGCTGGAACTACACGTCTGACTTTGATCCTTTTGCTTCCCATGATTACCTCTACATCACCAGCATCCCCGCGGTGCGCGCCTTTTTTTACTGCATCTACGTGCTTATTTTCATCGTCGGTGTGTGCGGAAACATGCTCGTGTGCTTTGTGGTCTTTCACAAAAACAACATGCAGACGGTAACGAACTTCTTCATCGCGAACTTGGCCATGTCCGATATCTTACTGTGCACTTTGGCTGTGCCGTTCACACCCTTATATCATTTCATGACGACGTGGGTGTTTGGTAGCGTACTGTGTCACGTTGTGCCATACGCTCAAGGCGTTAGCGTCTACATATCTGCCTTTACGCTGATGGCGATCGCCATCGACCGCTACTTCGTCGTCATCTATCCGTTTCGAGCGCGCATGCGACTGCGCGTCAGCGTCGGGATCGTGCTCTCCATCTGGGTGGTGAGTGGACTTCTTACGTTGCCCTATGGAATCTTTATGACACTGATTCAAGACAACACCGACGAAAAGCGCTTCTATTGCGAGGAAGAGTGGCCATATGAAGTGAACCGCAAGACGTTCAGCTCGCTGACGACTACGCTTCAGTTCTTGGTGCCTTTCAGCATCATCAGCTTCTGCTACGTCCGAGTCTGCTGCAAGCTGCGAGATCGCGTTCGAGCCAAACCCGGTGCCAAGTCATTGAAGCAAATGGAGCGCATGCGAACGCGACGCACCAACCGCATGCTCATCGCAATGGTGATCATTTTCGCTACCTCCTGGCTGCCTCTGAACTTGTACAACCTCGTAGCTGACTTCTACATCCCTGCCTCCAAGTGGGCGTACTCGAACGCGTTTTTCTTCGTCTCCCACGCAGTCGCGATGAGTTCCACGTGCTACAACCCTTTCCTCTATGCCTGGCTCAACGAGAACTTCCGCAAGGAGTTTAAGCTCGTGCTTCCCGGCTTTGGAACTCCTCAGCCATCCATGCGAACAAGCAACAGCGCCAAGAAGATGGAACGCACCTGCAACGGACAGGACACCATGCAGGAGACGATGACAGCTGCCCGGAATAAGTCACGCAGCGACCCCTTCAGTGATAGGAGATCAAGCCAAGCGACCAGTGCTCGTTACGTGGCCGCTGATCCGGACGCTGTTATGATTGAAGTTCCGGTCCAAGACTCCCAAGCGGTATAA